Proteins from a single region of Lysinibacillus sp. JNUCC-52:
- the yugI gene encoding S1 domain-containing post-transcriptional regulator GSP13, translating to MAKKYELGDVLTGKVTGIQPYGAFVALDDDTQGLVHISEITYGFVKDVSEFLSVGQEVEVKVLEIDEAAEKISLSIRALQERPVAIRKKDATPRKSLQDRVDESDANGFNSLKDKLQDWIEQSGH from the coding sequence ATGGCAAAAAAATATGAATTAGGAGACGTATTGACCGGAAAAGTTACAGGTATTCAACCGTACGGTGCGTTTGTAGCACTTGATGACGATACACAAGGGCTCGTGCATATTTCTGAAATTACGTACGGCTTTGTAAAAGACGTCAGTGAGTTTTTATCAGTAGGGCAAGAGGTCGAAGTGAAGGTACTTGAAATCGATGAAGCGGCCGAAAAAATTAGTTTATCGATCCGTGCCTTACAAGAACGCCCAGTAGCAATAAGAAAAAAAGACGCAACACCACGGAAATCATTACAGGATCGTGTAGATGAATCCGATGCAAATGGCTTCAATTCCCTAAAAGATAAACTACAGGACTGGATCGAACAGTCAGGACATTAA
- a CDS encoding sigma 54-interacting transcriptional regulator — translation MKNSEPLLPFYEFIATNVSVGIHAIDETGKTIIYNSKMKEIEGFHFDELADRSIIELFSFRQHESTLMRVLQTGLQEMNVKQTYWNKNGHEITTINDTFPLFKNNQLIGAIEFARDITSLEKLVYQPLRRYGEPLTFDMITAVSETMQQVIVNAKKAAAVKLPILLIGESGTGKDLVAESIHHAASSDPEAFVTLFSRRSAKSVLDKMEELLQDDKAYTFFFERIDFLSLPIQEQLLELLQSLPQSKYMLIGSVGSDPITLIAEKKLSKSLYYFFATMSITIPNLTDRKEDILPFVDDYFSRHRERFASNVKELAPDVQALFLQYDWPGNLKELELLLDEIVSFMTTETTVTFDLLPVHFRFKVQSQDTSEREPEFFMFQQQNDVMPLDAYLREAESYYVQNVLNLYEGNITKAAGALGMSRQNLQYRIRKMKKD, via the coding sequence ATGAAAAATTCTGAACCCTTATTACCCTTTTATGAGTTTATTGCAACTAATGTATCCGTTGGTATACATGCGATTGACGAAACAGGTAAAACAATTATCTATAATTCAAAAATGAAAGAAATTGAAGGATTTCATTTTGATGAATTAGCAGATCGTTCAATTATTGAGTTGTTTTCCTTCCGTCAACATGAAAGTACTTTGATGCGGGTATTACAAACAGGCTTACAAGAAATGAATGTGAAACAAACCTATTGGAATAAAAATGGTCATGAAATTACAACGATTAACGATACTTTTCCACTTTTTAAAAACAATCAACTAATCGGTGCTATAGAATTTGCACGTGATATAACATCTTTAGAAAAATTAGTATATCAGCCTCTCCGTCGATATGGTGAGCCTTTAACTTTTGATATGATTACTGCTGTTTCAGAGACGATGCAACAAGTAATTGTAAATGCTAAAAAAGCTGCCGCAGTAAAATTACCTATATTGCTCATCGGAGAGTCTGGTACTGGAAAAGATTTAGTTGCAGAAAGTATTCATCATGCCGCTTCGTCTGATCCTGAAGCTTTCGTTACACTGTTTAGTCGACGTTCAGCAAAATCAGTGCTTGATAAAATGGAAGAGCTTTTGCAGGATGATAAAGCATATACATTTTTCTTTGAACGCATCGATTTTTTAAGCCTCCCCATTCAGGAGCAATTACTCGAACTATTACAGTCCCTTCCACAATCAAAATATATGCTGATTGGTAGTGTCGGCAGTGATCCAATTACATTGATAGCGGAGAAAAAGCTTTCAAAATCTTTGTATTATTTCTTTGCAACCATGTCTATCACCATTCCTAATTTAACAGACCGAAAAGAAGATATTTTACCGTTTGTGGATGATTACTTTAGTCGCCATCGTGAGCGCTTTGCATCAAACGTAAAAGAACTAGCACCTGATGTACAAGCTTTATTCTTACAGTATGATTGGCCTGGCAATCTAAAAGAACTCGAATTATTACTTGATGAAATTGTGTCATTTATGACAACTGAAACAACTGTTACATTCGATTTACTCCCAGTTCATTTTCGTTTTAAAGTGCAAAGCCAGGATACTTCTGAACGCGAACCTGAATTTTTCATGTTCCAACAGCAAAATGATGTCATGCCGCTCGATGCTTATTTACGAGAAGCCGAATCCTATTATGTGCAAAATGTCTTAAATCTATATGAAGGTAACATAACAAAGGCTGCTGGTGCACTTGGCATGAGTCGCCAAAACTTGCAGTATCGCATACGGAAGATGAAAAAAGATTAA
- the pruA gene encoding L-glutamate gamma-semialdehyde dehydrogenase, translating to MIPYKHEPFTDFSQEANYNAYLEALNKVEGYLGQDYPLIIGGERITTEDKIVSYNPAKKTEVIGRVSKASRELAEKAMQAADETFKTWKKVDPAIRADVLFKAAAIIRRRKHEFSALLTKEAGKPWNEADADTAEAIDFLEYYGRQMLRIKDGQPVESRPGEYNRYDYIPLGIGIVISPWNFPFAIMAGTTVAALVTGNTVLLKPASTTPVVAYKFIEVLEEAGLPAGAVNYVPGSGAEVGDYLVDHPKTRFISFTGSRDVGLRINQRAATHNDGQIWIKRVIAEMGGKDTIVVDKEADLELAAQSIVKSAFGFSGQKCSACSRAVIVEDVYDTVVNRVAELTNALTVGDPADNSNFMATVIDQAAFNKITEYIEIGKGEGRLVAGGTADDSVGYFINPTVFADVDRSARIMKEEIFGPVVAIAKAKDFDEAIEIANDTEYGLTGAVITNNRMNLEKAREDFHVGNLYFNRGCTGAIVGYQPFGGFNMSGTDSKAGGPDYLQLHMQAKTTSEML from the coding sequence ATGATTCCATACAAACACGAACCATTTACAGATTTTTCTCAAGAGGCAAACTACAACGCTTATTTAGAGGCATTAAATAAAGTTGAAGGTTATTTAGGTCAAGACTATCCACTAATCATTGGCGGAGAACGTATTACAACAGAAGATAAAATTGTTTCATATAACCCAGCAAAGAAAACAGAAGTAATCGGTCGCGTTTCAAAAGCAAGCAGAGAATTAGCTGAAAAAGCGATGCAAGCAGCAGATGAAACATTTAAAACTTGGAAAAAAGTAGACCCAGCTATTCGTGCTGACGTGTTATTCAAAGCAGCAGCAATTATCCGTCGCCGCAAACATGAATTCTCAGCACTTTTAACAAAAGAAGCTGGTAAACCTTGGAATGAAGCGGATGCTGATACAGCAGAAGCAATTGACTTCCTTGAATACTATGGTCGCCAAATGTTACGTATTAAAGACGGCCAACCAGTAGAAAGCCGTCCAGGCGAATACAACCGTTACGATTATATTCCATTAGGTATTGGTATTGTTATTTCACCATGGAACTTCCCATTTGCTATTATGGCTGGTACGACAGTTGCAGCTTTAGTAACAGGGAACACAGTATTATTAAAGCCAGCTTCAACAACACCAGTTGTTGCTTATAAATTTATCGAAGTTTTAGAAGAAGCGGGACTACCTGCAGGTGCAGTTAACTATGTACCAGGTTCAGGTGCAGAAGTTGGGGATTACTTAGTAGATCATCCAAAAACACGCTTCATCAGCTTCACAGGTTCTCGTGATGTAGGCTTACGTATTAACCAACGTGCTGCAACACATAACGATGGTCAAATTTGGATTAAACGTGTTATCGCTGAAATGGGCGGTAAAGATACAATCGTAGTTGATAAAGAAGCAGACTTAGAATTAGCTGCACAATCAATCGTAAAATCAGCTTTCGGTTTCTCAGGACAAAAATGTTCAGCATGTTCTCGTGCCGTTATTGTAGAAGATGTATATGATACAGTTGTTAACCGTGTAGCGGAGCTTACAAATGCGTTAACAGTTGGTGACCCAGCTGACAATAGCAACTTCATGGCGACAGTTATTGACCAAGCAGCATTTAATAAAATTACTGAATACATTGAAATTGGGAAAGGTGAAGGTCGCCTTGTAGCAGGTGGTACAGCTGATGATTCAGTTGGTTACTTCATCAACCCAACAGTATTCGCAGACGTAGACCGTTCTGCTCGTATTATGAAAGAAGAAATCTTCGGACCAGTTGTGGCAATTGCGAAAGCAAAAGATTTCGATGAAGCAATCGAAATTGCAAACGACACAGAGTACGGCTTAACAGGTGCGGTTATTACAAACAATCGTATGAACTTAGAAAAAGCTCGTGAAGATTTCCATGTTGGTAACTTATACTTCAACCGTGGTTGTACAGGTGCTATCGTTGGTTACCAACCATTTGGTGGCTTCAACATGTCAGGTACTGACTCAAAAGCTGGTGGCCCAGACTACCTACAACTTCATATGCAAGCAAAAACAACTTCAGAAATGCTTTAA
- a CDS encoding ornithine--oxo-acid transaminase, with protein MTKSQQVIEQTQNYGAANYHPLPIVIAEAEGAWVKDPEGNKYLDMLSAYSAVNQGHRHPKIIAALKEQADKVTLTSRAFYSENLGEWYELVGKLTNKQMVLPMNTGAEAVETAFKAARRWAYDVKGVEEGKAELIACNGNFHGRTMLAVSLSSDEEYRRGFGPMLPNIKLVDYGNLEALKAAITPNTAAFLIEPIQGEAGIVIPPEGFLKAARELCRENNVLFIADEIQAGLARTGKMFACDWEEVEPDMYILGKALGGGVFPISCVAANREILGVFNPGSHGSTFGGNPLACAVSIASIKVLLDEKLAERSQELGEYFKGKLREINNPVIKDVRGRGLFIGMELTEAARPYCEKLKELGLLCKETHDTVIRFAPPLVISQEDLDWSIAQIEKVFKL; from the coding sequence ATGACAAAATCACAACAAGTTATTGAACAAACACAAAATTACGGTGCTGCAAACTATCATCCACTGCCAATCGTTATTGCAGAGGCTGAAGGTGCTTGGGTTAAAGATCCAGAAGGAAACAAATACTTAGATATGTTATCAGCATATTCTGCAGTGAATCAGGGGCATCGCCATCCGAAAATTATTGCTGCATTAAAAGAACAAGCTGATAAAGTAACTTTAACTTCTCGTGCATTTTATAGTGAAAACTTAGGTGAATGGTATGAGTTAGTAGGTAAATTAACAAATAAACAAATGGTTTTACCTATGAATACAGGTGCAGAAGCTGTAGAAACTGCATTTAAAGCTGCTCGTCGTTGGGCTTATGATGTAAAAGGCGTAGAAGAAGGTAAAGCAGAACTAATCGCTTGTAACGGAAACTTCCACGGACGTACGATGCTAGCAGTATCTTTATCATCTGATGAAGAATACCGTCGTGGCTTCGGACCAATGTTACCAAATATCAAACTTGTTGATTATGGTAATTTAGAAGCGTTAAAAGCTGCAATTACACCAAATACAGCTGCATTTTTAATTGAGCCAATTCAAGGTGAAGCTGGTATTGTTATTCCACCAGAAGGCTTCTTAAAAGCTGCACGTGAATTATGCCGTGAAAATAATGTTTTATTTATTGCGGATGAAATTCAAGCTGGTTTAGCTCGTACAGGTAAAATGTTTGCATGTGATTGGGAAGAAGTAGAACCTGATATGTACATCCTTGGTAAAGCATTAGGTGGCGGTGTATTCCCTATTTCTTGTGTAGCTGCTAATCGTGAAATTTTAGGTGTCTTCAATCCTGGTTCTCACGGTTCAACTTTCGGAGGAAATCCTTTAGCGTGTGCGGTTTCTATCGCATCTATTAAAGTTTTATTAGATGAAAAATTAGCAGAGCGCTCACAAGAACTTGGTGAATATTTCAAAGGTAAACTACGTGAAATTAACAACCCAGTGATTAAAGATGTTCGTGGCCGTGGTTTATTCATCGGTATGGAATTAACAGAAGCTGCTCGTCCATATTGTGAAAAACTAAAAGAATTAGGTTTATTATGTAAAGAAACACATGATACTGTAATTCGTTTTGCTCCACCACTAGTTATTTCTCAAGAAGATTTAGATTGGTCTATTGCTCAAATTGAAAAAGTATTTAAACTTTAA
- a CDS encoding Glu/Leu/Phe/Val family dehydrogenase — MSENLNLFTSTQDVIQEALNKLGYDEAMYELLKEPLRMLQVRIPVKMDDGTTKVFTGYRAQHNDAVGPTKGGVRFHPAVSEEEVKALSMWMTLKCGIVDLPYGGGKGGVICDPRQMSMGEIERLSRGYVRAVSQIVGPTKDIPAPDVFTNAQIMAWMMDEYSRMDEFNSPGFITGKPLVLGGSQGRDRATAQGVTIVIEEAAKKRGIDIKGARVVIQGFGNAGSFLAKFMNDLGAKVIGISDAYGALHDPEGLDIDYLLDRRDSFGTVTTLFENTISNKDLLELDCDILVPAAIENQITADNAHNIKANIVVEAANGPTTSEATKILTERGILLVPDVLASAGGVTVSYFEWVQNNQGYYWTEEEVEERLYKKMVDAFENVYTTATTRNINMRLAAYMVGVRRTAEASRFRGWV; from the coding sequence ATGTCTGAAAACTTAAATCTGTTCACATCAACTCAAGATGTTATTCAAGAAGCTCTTAATAAACTAGGCTATGACGAAGCAATGTATGAACTACTAAAAGAACCGCTTCGTATGCTACAAGTCCGCATTCCAGTTAAAATGGATGATGGAACTACAAAAGTATTTACTGGTTACCGTGCACAACATAATGATGCAGTAGGACCAACTAAAGGTGGAGTACGTTTCCATCCAGCTGTATCCGAAGAGGAAGTTAAAGCGCTTTCAATGTGGATGACATTGAAATGTGGAATTGTAGATCTACCATATGGCGGAGGTAAAGGCGGTGTCATCTGTGACCCACGTCAAATGTCTATGGGTGAAATCGAACGTCTAAGCCGTGGTTATGTTCGTGCGGTTAGTCAAATCGTTGGACCAACAAAAGATATTCCTGCTCCAGACGTATTTACGAATGCACAAATTATGGCATGGATGATGGATGAATACAGTCGTATGGACGAATTCAACTCTCCAGGTTTCATTACTGGTAAGCCACTAGTTCTTGGTGGTTCTCAAGGTCGTGACCGTGCAACTGCTCAAGGTGTAACAATCGTTATCGAAGAGGCTGCGAAAAAACGTGGTATCGACATTAAAGGTGCTCGCGTTGTAATCCAAGGTTTTGGTAACGCAGGTAGCTTCTTAGCTAAATTCATGAATGATTTAGGTGCCAAAGTAATTGGTATTTCTGATGCTTACGGTGCACTTCATGATCCTGAAGGTTTAGATATCGACTACTTATTAGATCGTCGTGATAGCTTCGGAACAGTAACAACTTTATTTGAAAACACAATTTCAAATAAAGATCTTTTAGAGCTTGATTGTGATATTTTAGTTCCAGCTGCAATTGAAAACCAAATTACTGCAGACAATGCGCATAATATTAAAGCAAACATTGTCGTTGAAGCAGCAAATGGCCCAACAACTTCAGAGGCGACTAAAATTTTAACAGAGCGTGGCATTTTACTTGTACCAGACGTATTAGCATCTGCTGGTGGTGTTACAGTTTCTTACTTTGAATGGGTACAAAATAACCAAGGTTATTACTGGACTGAGGAAGAAGTAGAAGAACGCCTTTACAAAAAAATGGTTGATGCATTTGAAAATGTTTATACGACTGCGACTACACGTAACATCAATATGCGCTTAGCTGCATATATGGTTGGTGTGCGCCGTACTGCAGAAGCATCTCGCTTCCGTGGTTGGGTTTAA
- a CDS encoding iron-containing alcohol dehydrogenase, giving the protein MDSFTFFNPVKLHFGEDALEKLPKELAQYGSKVLMVYGGGSIKSNGVYNAVIEKLQQADKTVFELSGVEPNPRVETARIGIEICKKEGIDLVLAVGGGSVIDCSKLIVAGAKYDGDAWDIVKRKVLVQDALPLGTVLTLAATGSEMNSGSVITNAATEEKLGWGSPAAFPKFSILNPAYTVSVPKNHTVYGMVDMMSHVLEQYFHNTTNTPVTDEMCEGVLRTVVTTAPKLLKDLEDISLRETILLAGTIGLNGFLSIGSRGDWASHNIEHAVSAIYDIPHAGGLAILQPHWMRLNVPVNPERFAGLATRVFGVDATGKTAEEIAYEGIDRLSAFWTSLDAPNRLADYNIDDSKFDQIIEHAMQNGPFGNFNKLQEDDVRTILQNAL; this is encoded by the coding sequence ATGGATTCATTTACATTTTTTAACCCAGTAAAATTACACTTTGGTGAAGATGCGCTGGAAAAATTACCGAAAGAGTTAGCGCAGTATGGAAGTAAGGTGCTAATGGTTTACGGTGGAGGTAGTATCAAGAGTAATGGTGTATACAATGCTGTTATTGAGAAGCTACAACAAGCAGATAAAACAGTATTTGAATTAAGTGGGGTAGAGCCTAATCCGCGAGTAGAAACGGCGCGAATTGGTATTGAGATTTGTAAAAAAGAAGGTATTGATCTTGTGCTTGCTGTTGGTGGCGGCTCTGTCATTGACTGTTCTAAATTAATTGTTGCTGGTGCTAAATATGATGGCGACGCATGGGATATTGTTAAACGAAAAGTATTAGTTCAAGATGCTTTGCCACTTGGAACAGTTTTAACATTAGCTGCTACAGGATCCGAAATGAATTCAGGCTCTGTTATTACAAATGCAGCAACAGAAGAAAAGTTAGGGTGGGGTAGTCCTGCTGCGTTCCCTAAATTTTCGATTTTAAATCCAGCATACACAGTGTCAGTACCGAAAAATCATACGGTTTACGGTATGGTCGATATGATGTCCCATGTTTTGGAGCAATATTTCCACAACACGACGAATACGCCTGTGACTGATGAAATGTGTGAGGGTGTTTTACGAACTGTTGTGACAACAGCACCTAAATTACTAAAAGATTTAGAAGATATTTCATTACGTGAAACGATTTTGCTAGCTGGAACGATTGGTTTAAATGGTTTCTTATCAATTGGCTCACGCGGAGATTGGGCATCACATAATATTGAGCATGCGGTATCAGCAATTTATGATATACCTCATGCTGGTGGTTTAGCCATTTTACAACCTCATTGGATGAGATTAAATGTGCCTGTAAACCCAGAACGTTTTGCAGGTTTAGCCACTCGCGTTTTCGGTGTAGATGCGACAGGAAAAACGGCAGAAGAAATTGCTTATGAGGGAATTGATCGTTTGTCAGCATTTTGGACTTCTTTAGATGCGCCAAACCGTTTAGCTGATTATAATATCGATGATTCGAAATTCGATCAAATTATTGAACATGCAATGCAAAACGGACCTTTTGGTAACTTTAATAAGCTACAAGAAGACGATGTTCGTACAATTTTACAAAACGCATTATAA
- a CDS encoding cation diffusion facilitator family transporter produces MTEILKLLKEGNKPSLMAAFVNAFLGIIKGIAFFFTGNVAMFAEMMHSLGDAANQLFVYIGSALSKKAPTKKFPGGFGRIVNLVCLFAVIIVAILSYETIKEGWHHFMHPSGESKGMLIALGVLFIGIVLEGTVLAKAAVEVLHEAGQEKAGMMSIPKAFGFLNRAKPATKLVFMEDLVATGGNVLAFVAILIAHFTGWTRIEGLVSIIIGCMMFYVVGKVFLDNARGVIGETDEEMLNHIAHLVMDDPNIKDIFRLEVVKEGEFLHVELVAEADANLSLAFLDDVRDHLTEVILSQKGVSKVAILFDEDDGKVNWVHVGERPSIAYKKQ; encoded by the coding sequence ATGACAGAAATATTAAAACTACTCAAGGAAGGTAATAAGCCTTCATTAATGGCTGCATTTGTCAACGCATTTTTAGGTATCATAAAAGGAATTGCCTTCTTTTTCACAGGCAATGTCGCTATGTTTGCCGAAATGATGCACTCACTTGGAGATGCAGCAAACCAACTATTCGTATATATTGGTTCAGCGTTATCTAAAAAAGCCCCTACAAAAAAATTCCCTGGGGGCTTTGGTCGAATCGTCAATCTAGTTTGCCTGTTTGCCGTTATAATTGTAGCTATTCTTTCTTACGAGACGATAAAAGAAGGCTGGCATCATTTTATGCATCCTTCTGGTGAATCAAAAGGAATGCTGATTGCACTTGGTGTTTTATTTATCGGGATTGTATTAGAAGGAACTGTTCTTGCCAAAGCGGCAGTCGAAGTACTTCACGAAGCAGGACAAGAAAAAGCTGGTATGATGTCTATTCCAAAAGCATTTGGTTTTTTAAATCGTGCCAAGCCTGCTACAAAATTAGTTTTTATGGAAGATTTAGTAGCAACAGGTGGTAATGTTTTAGCCTTTGTCGCTATCTTAATTGCACATTTTACAGGTTGGACGAGAATCGAAGGACTTGTTTCAATTATTATCGGCTGTATGATGTTTTATGTAGTCGGAAAGGTTTTCTTAGATAACGCTCGCGGGGTAATTGGTGAAACAGATGAAGAAATGCTCAATCATATCGCCCATCTCGTAATGGATGATCCTAATATTAAAGATATTTTCCGCTTAGAGGTTGTAAAAGAAGGCGAATTTTTACATGTTGAATTAGTCGCTGAAGCAGATGCAAATTTATCACTTGCCTTTCTAGATGATGTCCGCGATCATTTAACAGAAGTCATTCTAAGTCAAAAAGGCGTCTCAAAAGTAGCTATTTTATTTGATGAAGATGATGGTAAAGTTAACTGGGTGCACGTCGGTGAAAGACCTTCAATTGCCTATAAAAAACAATAA
- a CDS encoding MgtC/SapB family protein codes for METLLENMITYEVGIKLVIAATLSLVIGIERELKKKPVGLKTSLVIATFSCLLTIISIETAYSTPPRTDINITMDPLRLAAQIVSGIGFLGAGVILRRGNDSISGLTTAAMIWGAAGIGIAVGAGFYMDATLAVIIIVFGIEVLSPFLMKIGPKRIRMREVSLKIQIDDDSNTESFLLFLKDSNIVIENIRIKDIPLGNNQVLHELDFRLSLIVSDNLLSFYRSLRTLPYIEKIEMEILN; via the coding sequence TTGGAAACATTATTGGAGAATATGATTACATATGAAGTTGGCATAAAATTAGTTATTGCAGCCACATTAAGTTTAGTAATCGGCATTGAGAGGGAATTAAAAAAGAAACCTGTTGGATTAAAAACCAGTTTAGTTATTGCTACATTCAGCTGCTTACTTACAATTATCTCGATTGAGACCGCATATTCAACTCCTCCAAGAACAGACATTAATATAACGATGGACCCTCTTCGTCTGGCAGCCCAAATAGTAAGTGGCATTGGGTTTCTTGGAGCGGGAGTCATATTAAGACGCGGTAATGATAGCATTTCGGGTTTAACTACCGCTGCTATGATTTGGGGAGCTGCTGGTATCGGAATTGCTGTTGGCGCAGGCTTCTATATGGATGCTACTTTAGCTGTAATTATTATTGTGTTCGGTATTGAAGTATTGTCTCCATTTCTTATGAAGATTGGACCAAAAAGAATTCGTATGCGAGAAGTTTCGTTAAAAATTCAAATTGATGATGATAGTAACACGGAATCATTCCTTCTATTTTTAAAGGACAGCAATATTGTAATTGAAAACATTCGTATAAAAGACATTCCTTTAGGTAATAATCAAGTGTTACACGAATTAGATTTCCGTTTATCGTTGATTGTCTCAGATAACTTACTGTCGTTTTATCGTTCATTACGTACCTTACCTTATATTGAAAAAATTGAAATGGAAATTTTAAACTAG